Below is a window of Humulus lupulus chromosome 2, drHumLupu1.1, whole genome shotgun sequence DNA.
taagttgtgcaccaatgatgtaactttcaatgttatcaataaaaatgttaattctgcctatattgttgagtatgattttttatttttatggcatcttatactatctcacataggtttttcaaccatgaaaagagtagtaaaatgtggtatgattgcatgcagtattaaaaactatggtaaatgtgaaacatgtgttaagacaaaaatgattaaaaaaactatttcctagtgtagaaagttcatctaatttactagatttaatccatagtgatctttgttaagaagtgatagagaaggagagtacttctctaatgaattcaatacattttgtgaagaaaatcgtATAATTATGAGTGCACCGTACCTTATACACCACAatacaatggtgttgccgaaaggaaaaataggacttatctagagatgataaattctatgttggcgttttctaagttgaacttcaacttatggggtgaagcgttgttaaccgcttgtcatattcttaatcaaataccgatgaagaaaaatgagatatcttcgtatgagttatggaaaggaagaaaacccaacatagggtacttcaaagtgtggggatgtcttgcatattgcaagaaaataaAACGaatctaatagaacaaagttaagttcaagagtcataaagtgtgtttttgttggttatgccaacaatagtaaagcttataggctattagacttaaagtctaatgttgtgatcgaatctagagaagttgaattctttgagaacatgttatgtgacaataattctcaagcttcaacatctctaaaggataatttattatatgagaacaattctcaagcatctacatccaaaaatgattctcaagagggGAATTCTCAATGGAATGTagagcaacccattgaacttagaagaagtcaagggctagaaaggagaaaagtctaggattggatgagatagattctcaacgaatttctttctacatggtagaatGAAATAGaaaggaagtcattaggaaaattcttattgtacttctcgttgaggatgatcctaacacttatagagaagtcatgcaatcaagagataatgcattttggaaagaagccatcaatgatgagatggattccattctttccaacaacacttgggaattggtagacctctcACCGGGGTCTAAGCTAATTGGGTGTAAGGGGGTATTTAGGagaaataccacactgacggcactatcccttagtgcttgagttagggggaaataaacttttggacaaaagtttcaaaccttgttcaaattggtgatccccaacactcttcactttggttgtgtgagtgagagtttcttgttatttgttcttgttcttacattttctactattgtttttcttcttattattcttgttctatttacttgtattgttgtctagagttgtaatcatttcatttttttttgttacaaacacttttactttatttgtattcttttgtttagagttatattccaccattctcttcttctaactcttcttttatttatttgtatttttcagttatagagttgtaacactatttaatccatcttaattttatttgtattgttttgtctagagttgtaacaatttttaccatttccattgaaataacatatattttcctaacacacaAGGCCAATGGGTAGCTAGATTGTGGTTTATCAACCTTTGTGGACTGAGGACTGAAAGGACGGGCATAAAAAATTGGAAAGAATGGTTTGCTTTTTTCAGCTGTACCAATAATATCCCAAACCACCTTTCATTTGATGAGTTTTTCTTTCAGGCAACAGTCCTCAAGGATATCATTTGGAGGGAGAGAAATGAGATAGCGCATGGTTCGGCACCTACCACCTTCTCTGCTATTTGCAACAAGTTTGGTTCAAGGTTGTCCGAATGGAGGTTATCAACTTAAACTACGGCTCCTCCTCTGTGGTTGCCCCCACCACCGGGATGGCTTTGTTTCACTACAGATGTAGCAATTTCGGATAGGATCACTTGTCTAGCTGCGGTTTGCAGACGAGTGGTATTATTTCAATAACAACAAAAATGGTGCATGAGTCAGAACCTACACTAGCTGAAGGTCTAGCTATGTTACTAGCAACAAAGGTAGCCCATTCCCAACCAGTAAACTCATTTTTATTCCAGAGTGATTGTATGCTGGCAGTTAGAGCTTTGAGTAAACGGAACCATCTTGATGTGGCTATACCTGAAGATATTAGAAGACAATTTCTGCAAACGACCATTGTTTTCAGCCATTGGGAGGTCTCTAAGATTGATAGGAGGGTTAATTTTATGGCTCATAATCTTGCAAAGTGTGCCCTCCATGTTGGAATCTAGGGTGATATCAACTGGAGAACCTGCGGAGAATCAATTCTCAACAATTACAAGGCTTGGTATACCCCATAATTTGGTGTCACTGTGTATGCTGTTGTCGTGATCCTATAGCGTTCCCGGGGGTCATTGCAGGTCCTAATTGTTTGTTCTTTTTCTAGCTAACGTTTCCTTTTTATGTACTTCTAGTATGTTATCTGCGGTTTTTGTTTTTCATCTCTTAGTGAGTACCCTATTTCACTTGAGGATTTCTTTCGGCTGTGATTTTCTGCAGTTTATTCTAGTTTTTACTTTTCCTGGTTTTGTTTCGGCCCAGGGCGGCTTTTATAGAAGTGCCCTTGTTTGTAATTTGGACTGTTGGTTTCAATCTATCTCTGTGTTGCCTTTGCTTTAAGCATGACTCACttcaggaaaaaaaaaaaaaaacatcaaggCCTGAAAAtgaaattttaataataaaagacAGAATACGCATACATGCAAGGACAATAATACCTTATTTTAGGGGAAGCTGGTAAGCAAGACAGTACGAATTAATTATCAAATGATCAATCAATCGAAACGACATATACTATGAGTTGAAAGTGTACTAGAGCCAAAAATGCATTTACTTGACCGTATTATAATAATTCCACTGGATGGTGATATTAGAACCGTTTTTggtataaataattatatatatcaaAATCAAGGATAAAACAAAATTAGAGGCAGGATATCATAACCATATTTCAAGGACAATAATTCATAAAAgctattaatgtatatatatatatataacactaCCTAGACTCCAAATCTTTTACCCCATATATATGTATGCATGATCAATCACTTATTGGTACATACCCAAAACTGAAGACTTTGGAATCTAAAAACAAAGAAGAAGAGTAAAAAGATGAGGAAAGCACATGTATTGGTGGTGCCCTATCCAGCTGAGGGGCACATAATTCCTTTACTGGAGCTGTCCCAACGGTTGGTCCAACATGGGTTGGAGGTAACGTTTGTAATCACTGAGCACATTCAACAGAAAATGTGGGGTAGCAATAGCATAGGAGGAGGAGAAAGCAACATTATTGGTGTGGCTTTGATTGAAGATGGGTTGTCGTTAGAGGATCGAAACAGACCAGGGAAGTTGTCTGAATCAGTGTTGCTGGTGATGCCTGGGAAAGTGGAAGAATTGattgaaaagatgaagaacaaTGGCGTAGTGATAAGTTGTGTTGTTTGTGATCAGAGCCTATGCTGGGCCTTGGATATTGCTAAGAGGAAACAAATTAAAAGCGCTGCTTTCTGTCCTGCTGCGGCTGCGCTCTTGCTCCAGTCATTCAATATTCCAACCTTCATCGACCAAGGCATCATTCTTGAAGATGGTATGTTCTCGTTTCATAAAACTATTGTCGTTTGAATAggttttgtaattaaaaaaaatggtgtGAAAAAGAGTGGCCCATGCAGGTCTCGAACCTGCGACCTTCGCGTTATTAGCACGACGCTCTAACCAGCTGAGCCAATAGGCCAGATGTCTACTTGGAAATCCTATTTTACTAATATAGTTTTATAATTTCATTTCATTcagaattttagttttttttttgtgaactTCGTCGCGTTCCAATCCAAGTTACAGCGAATAACATGTCATATTCTAGCTAAGTACGGTTCTTCGAATGAACATTTCTTGTTTTAATTTTATGAGTAACTTGATGTGGGTTATTATAAgtttaatacattttttttttcacaatcctATGGAAATTTTCTTTGCAGGAACTCTGGTGAAGAAGCAAATAATCAAGTTATCACCAGAAATGCCTGCCATGAACTCGGCACACTTCGTGTGGACCTGTCTCGGACCTCTCGGCAACAAGGAGATGCAGAAGAACGTCTTTCAGCTCATGCTTAAAAACAACAACTCAGTGAACAATACCAACTGGTTACTCTGCAACTCCACCTACGACCTTGAGCCCGCAGCGTTCAATATGGCTCCACAAATCCGACCCATTGGTCCACTTCTGGCAAGCAACAATCGTCTGCTTAGCTCCGACCCACAAGACTCAAAATGCCTCAAATGGCTCGACCAACAGAAACCACAATCAGTCTTATACCTTGCCTTTGGGAGCTCCACCATTTTCAACCCTACACAGTTTCGAGAACTGGCCTTGGGGCTCGAACTCTCCAACACACCTTTTCTCTGGGTTGTACGGGCCACTAAAACAGAGGAAGCTAGTAAGGGTGGCTTGTTTCCAGAAA
It encodes the following:
- the LOC133817902 gene encoding UDP-glycosyltransferase 83A1-like, whose product is MRKAHVLVVPYPAEGHIIPLLELSQRLVQHGLEVTFVITEHIQQKMWGSNSIGGGESNIIGVALIEDGLSLEDRNRPGKLSESVLLVMPGKVEELIEKMKNNGVVISCVVCDQSLCWALDIAKRKQIKSAAFCPAAAALLLQSFNIPTFIDQGIILEDGTLVKKQIIKLSPEMPAMNSAHFVWTCLGPLGNKEMQKNVFQLMLKNNNSVNNTNWLLCNSTYDLEPAAFNMAPQIRPIGPLLASNNRLLSSDPQDSKCLKWLDQQKPQSVLYLAFGSSTIFNPTQFRELALGLELSNTPFLWVVRATKTEEASKGGLFPERFLERVANRGLIVDWAPQQKVLSHSSVACFVSHCGWNSTVEGVSYGVPFLCWPYFADQFINQSYICDVWRTGLGFDRDKSGVITRDEIRIKVERVINDEEMKERALRFKEMAANIVDEGGSSNKNFRDFVEWVKS